The Shewanella pealeana ATCC 700345 genome contains the following window.
CCGGCCCGGTAAGATCTTGGTAATGGTTTAAGTAAACAAAGTTATCGTCAGTGCTGTGATAAACTTTGTGCAGCGACAAGTTCCGTGCTAAAATCCAGCCGCTTTTAGCACGTCATGGTTGGTCGAAAATCGTGACTATTTATTTTATATATTTTTATTAAGTGAGTTAAATATGTCTTACACTATCGCTGCACAAGTTCGTACTGAAATCGGGAAAGGTTCGAGCCGCCGCCTACGCCATGCGAAAAAAGTACCTGCTGTTATCTACGGTCCAGGTAAAGAAGCTATCTCTATTGTTTTTGATCACAAAGACATCATCAACATCCAAGAGAACCAAGATTTTTACACTTCTGAGCTAACTATCGCTCTAGAAGGTAAAGATGTTAAAGTTCGCGTTCAAGACATGCAACGCCACGCGTTCAAGCCAATGATCGAACACGTTGACTTCAAATTTGCTTAATTTTTAAGTAGATTTGAAAAA
Protein-coding sequences here:
- the rplY gene encoding 50S ribosomal protein L25, giving the protein MSYTIAAQVRTEIGKGSSRRLRHAKKVPAVIYGPGKEAISIVFDHKDIINIQENQDFYTSELTIALEGKDVKVRVQDMQRHAFKPMIEHVDFKFA